The sequence CAGTAGCACCAGATTTCTAAGCCCAGCAGGACACTCCAGTGGTCAGAGCTGGCCCTTTGCAGGCAGCCATGGCCGGTCCATGTCCTCAGCAAGAGGGAGTCACAGAATCAGGGAATATctcgagttggaagggacccgTAAGGATCACGGAGTCAACTCCCTGCCCCTCGCAGGACTGCCTAAAACTAAACCGTATGACTAAGAGCGAGTCCTCCCAGCCCAAGGGCTCGGTGTTTGCCCAGGGTGGGGTGGAGAGCTCAGACTCTTCTGGAGCAGACAAACTGCGCCAATGAgctggaaattaaagaaaaaggacaCTCACAAGGCAGGAGCAGCGCAAAAAATTGCTCAGTGGTGCTGCTGCAACGCAGTGTGCGCGGCGGGGCAGAGCGATCGTACCTGCTACCCCCGTGAGAGCACTGCCACGGGCAGCTGGGGGGTAACAGCCCGGGAAGGCTCCTCTGAGGACGTTATGCATTAGCTGTCTTTGGTAAACTGCTTGCCAGTTAGAAAATAGAGCTCTGTGAGTGCTGAGTGTCACCTGTGTCgcctgggaagcagcaggaggCATCCCctgcccagagctgagcaggTTTTGCCGTGCTGCTGCACTCCTGTCTGACCCCGACGCAGGCACGCGCATGGCTGCAGGCACAGGCTGGCACTGAATAGTGCCTGCCTGGGTTTTAGTCGTTTGCCATATTATATATTCTGAACACAGAGCTCTTCTGCGTGCAGCAAAGGGCCAGGAGCAGAGTTTGGACTGTACTAGCTCGAAGTCCCACAGCGATGTTGGAAGTTGCATGAACCCTGTTCTGCAGCGGGTCAAAGAAAAACCAGCCCCGttgcagaaacagaaaactttTCATCTCAGCTGCAGAGGAAAGTTGGCAACTTAACTGTTAAACTCGCCTGTGACTATTCAGTGTTGACATCACCGTGATCTCACTGCTGTAACTTGAGCCTGCCGTTTTTTCTTGGGACTGCCTTTAAATACGGGTCCTGGGAGCCAGCGCAGCACAGATCCCTCTGACTGGACCCGAGAGCAAACCCGGCAGCTCCCCACATAgatgaaagcaaagagaagctGCAAAACCGCAGCCATGTCCACATCCCTGCGCGTGAGCCCCTCGGTCCACGGCTACCGCTTCGACACAGCCCTGCGCAAGAAAGCCGTGGCCAACATCTTTGAAAGCGTCAACGAAGAGTCCCTGCAGAAACTCTTCAAAAACTCTGGGGACAAGAAGGCAGAGGAAAGAGCCAAGATAATCCTCGCCACCGACCAGGACGTGGAGGAGAAAACGAGGGCGCTAATGGCACTGAAGCAGAGGCGAAAAGACAAGCTGCTCCAGTTCCTGACGTTTCGGAAATACTCCATTAAAGTTCACTGAAGTGGCGAAAGGAGCAGGAATGGAGGAGAACGTTTCGGGACGGGACTGTCTGTGAGCTCCCACCACACCCGGcacccgccgctgcccgcgggcTGCTGGCGGGACAGGGGACCTGAGAGACCGCCCGCGGGGCTCCAGCCCCACCGCGCAACCGGCCAACCACGGCGCCCACGGCAGCACTGGCGCGGGCAGCAGCGACAGCAGCCAGAGGGTCCCAGAGCGAGGCAGCTCCCGGTGGGAAGCAGCTGTGGGACGGAGCCGTGGGGCGACCCCGCACGCCCGGACGAGATCTGCCGAGGGACTCGGTGTTTGCCGGCTTCAGCCGTGGGCTTTGCCCATTCCAGCTTGTCTCCCCGAAGCCTGCGCCTCGCTGCCGTGGGCCAGGAGAGCGGCTCTAGGGACTGACCCGCTGCTGATCAGGGATCACCTCGCATCTGTAACAGCGCGGGGACCCGCACCGCAGGGGTGACGCAGGCCCAACCCTCAGGGAATGCGTTTGCTCTAGAGACCCACCACGCGACTGTACCTTTTCTGTCTCAAGCTGTATGTGTGCGGTATAAACTGTTTGCACCAAAGCAATAATAATGACATTTACTGTGAAGTTCCTTAATATTTTGTTCACTTCCCATTAACACTAGAAATCTAAATATGGTAACTACCGTTCTTATTTGTATAGATTACAACAGCTGTTAGACGAGTACTTCGTGGTAATATTTTATGACAACGTTATTATTATAGCGACTATAATTTATTGCATATGGCAGTCtgaaatttaataaattatgaaGCAAATATAAATCCTTTTGTCTGAAATGCTCAATTCTCCTGGAGGAGTGGGGTTCTACCTTTTTTTGGCCATTTCATATCGATTCTAAGAGCAGAGTGCCTGCACCTCTCCCCAGGTGTTGACCtggaggctgcagcagccccgggtcccctccagccccccccagcagcaccagggttTCCCCCACCACTGCCCTGGCAGCTGGGGCATCCCCAGACAGACCTCACCCAATTTACTTGTAACTGCTGGTTTCCCCCATGTAATGAAGGAGAATTACACACTTTGCAATAGAGCAACAGAGAAATTGGTTTAGAAAATGGCCAGTTCTGAGCCACAGCGAGCGGTGCGGTTCGTCGGGCTCTCGGCATTCCTGCAGAGCAGACTGAGAACGCAGACTTGGCTCCCCATCATCCAAAGAAACACAAGTGAGTTATGAACGCTTTGGCAGCAGAATTagactcattttttttctgcaggttaTGCCATAGTATCATGATAGACTATgttgaaaatacttaaaaatagcCCAGAGTAGTTATTTATAAGTATGTCCTCTAATAACCTGctggtttagaaaaaaacattCCCATGATTCTGCTTAGAGCAACAAAGATAAAACAATTCAGAAGAACAATAGATCAGCTACAGGTTTTATGCTTACAGTAAAAACTCCAAATTGCCTATAAATCAGGGAGACTAGAAATAATCCTTTAAATTACTTAATAGGGTGGATAATTGTAATTATTTATAGTGTGGTGAAGCACATCTGAGCATTCCCTGAGAGCATCAGGTTGGGGAACAGCGCTCGGTGTGTAGAGCAGCGACGGCCGCCCCGCGCGTCCCCGGGGCCGTGGGGCGcagctgcccccaccccgggtgtccccccacccccgggagcccccgcccTGCGCTCCCATCGCTGCCGCACTCAGCATCGGACGCAGAGGCCTCGCCGGGAAGACTGGATTGAGCTGGGGTCACACCTGGCTCGGGATGGAGATTTTTGAAAGAGCCCCCGAAGGCTTTTCAGAACTGCCCGTGCTCAGAAAAATCTGTTCCCGCCGGGATTTGCTCCAGAGGCAGTTGCCGGTTTCTGTCGTTCGACCCGTTCCAGGGCAGCGTCCCACGCTCAGCTGCAGCTGTTTCACCCACTCATGACACATCCCCACAAACCCATCCGCAGTGACACAAACTGCCTCAAACGGGCTTTTTCCAAAAAAGGCCGAATGGGGCCGCCCGCAGCCCAAGAGGTGGCCGCCCCCCCTCCAGTGCCTCCACCCAGAGCCCCAGGCCACCGGGGTGCGGGGAATTTCCTCCTGCTCCGGCAGCTTTTCCCATCAGAGCCATTTCTCGTGTGAGAAACGCTCAAAATAACAGAAACCAGCGGGGCGATGCAGCCACCcactcctcctgcctctggggTGTGGAATAGGGCCCCGACGGCGGTGCTGCCGAGGATGCTCTCAACCCCCTGCGGGTACCAAACCAGCTTCGTGCTgtcctgctgctttctgcttcccTGACGCGCTGCTGGGGCTCTGCTTgcccccctctcccctgccccagaCCGCCGAGTGTTCcaaaacctgtgccagggctggggggggttggcAGAGCCTCGCCACTCTCCTGGCCCCCGGTACCAAACCACGCACCCCCCTCCCAACGGGCCGAGGGAGGGGCTGGTGCTTCATCCCCCCGCGCCGTCTGGGCCGGGTGGGCTGGCAGCAGGACACACACGGGGGCATGGGCAGAGCCTCTGCCGGGCACGGTGCACAGCGACTGACACGGTCCTGGGACTTGGGGACTTCACAGTCAGTCCCTCATGTCGCATTACGTTTAAATCTCTGGCCCAAGTGGCATCCCTGATAAATAAAGTCTTTACTGGATTTTTGCAGTGGAGAAGGCAGTTTTCCTCGGTCGCAGCCTGTGTGCTCTTTTGTCAGGTCTGTGCTTCGCGAGCAGCAGCGCGTCTCGCAGCGGGCACGGGAGAAACTGCAATTCATTGTTAGGAAACGTTTGCCAACACGAGTTTGAGGTAGAAACGTCCAACCGCTGCAGGTGCCTCACGCCCGTGGTGCTGCTCCCTCTGCCGCGGTTCTCCGGGGCGGCCCAACGGGTCGGAGCACCCGCAGCCGAGCCCGGCGGTGCGGCGCTGGGGCAGCCCCTGTGCCCGCGGGGAGCGACCGGGCAGCAGGGGTGCGGGGGGCAGGTCACCCGCCTGTGCCAGGCCCTTCCTGAGCGCCCGGTGCCGCAGACTCGCTGTCTGTCGGCGCGTGTGCCGCTTTCCAGCGGCCGCCCGGCAGCGCTCCTGCCAGACGCGGGGCCCATTGTCAGCCTCCCCACGCAACAAACAGAGGAAAAGGCTGTTCAAGGAATTTCCTCCCTCCAGGAGCCGGGCGTTTCCATTAATTCTTCTCCATGAGTCAAGCTGGCTGTACTGGGTGTCCCTCTGTCCCGGCATCCTGAGGAACATGCGTCTGAACAGCTAATTTTATCTGGCTTTGCTAATGCTCTGCCACAGGCAGCGGAGGGGGCGGCTGTGCACCCCCGGCTCAAGGGGCTGTGCCCAGCGGGCAGGGGAGAAGCACAGAAAGCCAGgacagaaaacaagcagaagcCTTTTTCGCACAAGTTGTGGTTCAACAGACCAGAGAAGGTGGGGAGCAGCTCACAGGGTGTTGGAAAGAAACAGCCCAGAGCAAAGGCAGGGTCAGACAGAGCAGACAGCGCAGGGGTCCCACAGTCTGTCCCCCCATCAAACACCCATCCCCATCTCTCCCAAAAACCCACTCTTGCGGCCGCCCTGACGATGGGGAGATGGGGTTGGAACAAGCCAACGTCCCACTCAGCCTGTCCCCTGTGTTCAGAAGGAGCTGGGGACGTTCCCCAGTGTCTGAACACCCAGTGCCGTGACCTTCCAGTTTCTGGTGAAAACAAACACACCGAACATGAGCAGAGTCCAGTGCGGAGCCGGGCCAGACCCCACAGGGCAGCGTTTGTGTGCGGGTCAGTGGCAACACCTCCCGGGCATGTTTCCCTTCCACGCCATTGAGCAATGGGGTGAGTTAAAAATTGACCGTTCGGCGGAACTGCACGTACGTTCCACCCAGGGGTACAGACTCTTCTCAGCAAAGAGGCGTCTCAGCACCCTGGGTGCTCCCGGGGAACCCTCCTCATGGGCAAGCGCCTGAGCATGAGGCGTCTGCCAGCCCAGGGCCAGGCAAAAGCCACCGTCCCCCTCCCCGACCACCCACCCATCCCCTACAGCacaaagggaggagggaggccggcagcagctctgccaggcagTCAGCAGGAACAAAAAAGACTTTTCTGTTTGCACGGCTAAACTTCAGCAGGAATGACGCTGGCTTTGGTGCAGCACCACAGCCGCCACCAGCCCACGAAGGGCTCGGGCGAAACCTCCCTCCCACGAGAGCCTGGAAAGGCCCAGGGATAGGTGGTGGCTGGGATGGAGGCTATTTATGAGAAGAAAAGCGTCCAAAACACTGGAGCCAACAGGAGATGGCACAGTTGCCATATATCTTTACTAAAAACTAAAAGTTAGGCTATGACCGGAATCTTAATACACAGCCctgaaaaaatctttctttcccttgAGCCATGCACCGAGTTGGCGTGGCGTGACGAAGCTCTGCTGTGGTGAGCACTGAAGGTGTCCCTATCCCACGGCAGGGGCTTCAGGAGCCACCGCTTACGGGGGGTGTGGAGGTGCTGAGACATTTCTACAGCATCAAACCCGAACGCCACCTCTTACAGGATCCCTCACGCCGGGATGTTCAGCTGCGGCTCTGCTCTGCCCCGGGGACTCACGAGGGCTCTGCGGGAGGGCACAGAGGGGCTCGGAGGGGGCTGGCGCGGAAGCGGCCGGTGGGCTCCCACGCATGGCAGGGGGTTTTCAGGAGGGGGCCCGGGCAGTGAGTCAGGGCTGAGGCAGCGAGCCGTCACCTCCCAGACTCGGGCTGCGCCGGGCCCACGCACAGGAGCATCATCGGGGCGGGTGGAGGCTCCGGTAACCGGGCAACGGTCGGGACTCGGCACCGCATCCTCCTCCCGCCTCCCCCGAATGACCAGGCGGGCCCGGGGCCAGGGCCCTCACTGACTCACGCCAGAGCAACCGGTTCCCAAAACACTCGGGTGCAAACAAGACGGAGCCGCTCCTCCTCGGCGCTGCCTGCACAACAGGCAGCGGTGCTGGTGCTGCCGAGCCCTGCCCgcttccccctgcctccccccctcccggGGATGCTGTGCTGCCGGACCGAGCCCCTGGACCACGACCCCATCGCCCTGGGGGAAGATATTCCCCACAGCAGCAAGAAACTGCCTGAGTGCTCGGAAGAGCCGGAGCAGATGCAGCAGAGAAGCTTCTCGGGGGACGTGGAGGTGCCTTTGCCTGCCCACCCCAAGGCAGAGCCCGTTCCCGGAGCTGCCCCGGGGTGGGGGCTCGGCGGTGCTTGGGGACCCTcggctgccccagcccaggccGGTCAGCGATGTCCCACCTGCCTgaggctggtgtccagggagGGGACGTCCCTTCCGCAGCAGCAGGTCCTGGCTCCGCGGCCCAGGGGCAGGCGGCCCCCTCCCGGGAAGGCACCGGCGCGATTTCTCCTGCTCCGCTCCAGCTGCTCTCCCACACCCGAGAACAATTCCATTTTTTCAAACGTCCCTGCAGAAGAAGCAAGTGGCTTTCCATTGTCTTTGCAAAGTAAAGGTGCTTTTATGCCTCAAGGAAGTAGGCAAAACCTGGCATACAAACATCTCACAATACCTTGACACGGCTCAAGGTACTTTCCCCACCTGCTACTGTTTTTGCTTTGACATTGCATaatcaaaaggaaagagaaaattggCAAATTACACTTCCCAGATTGGACATATTCTCCAgcttgctttctgtttaaaattcaCCTGCCATCCTGAATGCTAAAAACAGTCTAATCCAGCCACGTTgttttcctccccctctctctgAACTGTATAGTACGAGACACAATTTATCATTTCACAAACGTCCCAGTGAGCCACCAGACCCTCTGCCTCTGCCAGACTTTTTGGGAGTCTCTGATTTACATCCAACCGCCCTCGCCCGAGTGTCCTTTTCTGAGCCCATTTGCAGAACGACTGCACAGGGCTGCCAGAGAGTTCAAGGGCAAACCTACAATTCAAAGGCACATTGAAATCTTGACCCGAATGAAGTCCATGGAAAATATCCAGGAGACTTGAAGGATTTTGTACAGAAGTGAAAACCTTGAATATATTCTGCAGAAAGCGCTGACAAACATAGGCTGCTTTTATCCTGATTCAAACAATAAGCCTCTTCCTAAGTACTGAGTGGTTTAGCCGCAATAAAAAGGATGCAAAAACACATTATGGTGGTGGAGAGACATACATCAAAGTCAGGGGCCAGGTTTTCCCTGGCTAACTGGCGAAaagtaaaatggctttttttttagtGAGGTGAATAAAACATTATCTGCCTTCTGACACTCGTTGTCTGCAGGGGAGATGCACAGACAGAGACCCCTGTTACCCTGAACCAAGACCCCCGGGTCCCTGCCGACAAACCCCGAGGTTCATCGCCGCTGGCGCCCGCCGACAGGTCGTTCTGCCGCAGCCGGGCTGGGCGCGGGCTCACTCCGCTCCCGCGGGCTCACGGCCCCGTTCACTGGCCACTGGTGGCCCTTCAGGGACACCAGCACCTCCGACTTCTCTGCAGGCCTCCGGCAGGAACGGGGGCCAGCTGCCCACCGCCccctgcccggccggggctgcgcccTGCGGCTGCGCTGCTTCGGTCCCTGCGGCGGGGGCACCCCGGGATTGCGGCCGCTGGTCCCCCGCAGGCAGAGCCTCAATGACCCCCCCGGCGCGCTGGCAGGCACGTCCCCTCGCTCCCAGGAGGGTTTGTGTTACCAACCTCTGCACGCTTGATTGCAGGGCTTACCGTTTGCCATAAGTAAATAAATTAgttataatttaatatttgatTGTGAGATTTACTGCTCCATTCTTTACAGCTTCTCAGGTGGGTGCCCAGTAATTGAGCTAAATGAAGAGCCCCATTAATTCCCGGCAGCGTGGAGCGGCTGCGCCGGCTCGGGAAACCTTCCACTACCTCCAGCCTGATCCCAGTCCCTGGCAAGGAGGACGGGGAAGCCGCTTTTCCTGGCTGTGAGGGGCAATTACTGCTCTTTGCCTGTAATTAATGCACAGAGCCACATGCACCCGCCTCGTCACAGGgcagagcagagtccagagccacCTCCCAGGGGCACAAAACCCCGGGGTGGTCTGAGGTCAACTGCTACGGACCGAAATTAGCTTTGCTGTTACTTTTGGGACTCTTTCATTTTGAATAATGTCGGCTATTTTTTACAAGATAGGAAAGCTAAGCCAAGGACTTGAACTTGAAGTAGTCTGACAATATATTTTAGAAGCTTCCCAGTGCAGAATCGTGCTGCGTAACAGCAAAGGCCGGCTTACAGGCTGGGTTTAACCTCCCTTCTGCCTCCAGCTAGGCCTAACAGGTTTTGCTTACTACCAAATTTAAAATTTCATCCTTTTGTGTACTACTTTAGCTCAAGTGCTCCTCTCAGTTCTCTAATCATGTTGCAATATTGTTCTCTGCAATCTGTTGTGTAATCGGCGTGTTTGAGTCCTTCCTCAGAGACAGCTCAATCACAGGCCTTCAAAGTCCCATCCCGTGGGAATTATATTTGCAACGTGATCTCTTCCCACTCAGCTCCAGATAAAAGTCCGAAGGTATCAATGCCAGGGGAAAGCCAATAAAATAATTCCGATTTTGCACTTGTTTTGTCAGGGTTTGGTTAGTTCTGTTCATCGAGTCCCACGTGCTGCCCCTTGTCGCTTTATGCCAATTCTGAGTTTAACCTTGAGCCGTGGCtctgggggagggatggggaggggctGGGTGCCCCGTGCAGAACCTCCCGCTCGCCGGCCGTTCCCGTGTGGGGGCCCTGCTGCTGTCCCCGGGTGACGGCCAACGTCCACGGGCACGGGCGCTCCTCCCGCGCCGCTGCAACCCTCgtggctgagctgctgcaggcGTCCTTCTCCGAAACATCTTTCAGCTGAGCAGACGAGCCTCCTGGAAGGCAgtgcccctgctctgctgctggctgagcTCTGAGTAAGCAAACCGCAATTATCTGTACCTGAGGAAAACAGCAGTGGCTGGCCTGGCCTTACACTTACACGCCCCTTCCACAGGCAAAGTCCCACTCGCCTGGGCGGGATCTCGGGTTGAACATCAGCGAGTACTGAGCTGcagggcacggcagcacctggcCAGCGATCCCACATTTTTACATCATTTATAGGATTTATCATTCGCGCTGTTTATGTAATACTCCATGCTGTGTGTGGAGGCCTTTGAGCCCATCCTTGGGCTCCTCTGCCGCTGCCAGGGcagccccgagcccccccaccGCCACGAGGAACCCACGGCCCCGGCACAAGACCCTCTCGGACCCCCAGGATCTCCACACCCGCACGGGCACTAGTTTTCTCTTTCAATTGTTTTTTCAAGCTGCTGTAAACACGCGAACCAAACAGCCAGCAAGATAAAGCTTTCCCCCTCCACCAGagatatttaaaactgaaaatattttttgcatatgaACAGTGCATTGTCAGAGTGTCCCAAGTCCCCTGCAGTCAACTTTGATCATGAAAAGGCCCCAGAAATAGCCGCCCCTAAATCCCATCGGCTTTCCAGCCCCTTCAGCCTTCAGAGGAAACAGCTCTCTCTTCTGCTAGATCACTTCATGGGGTTTTGACCTTCCTTTGTTGCTCAAAAACTGATTTAGTGGGATAAGTCTTGGTTTGAAAACTAATTAACGTTTTCCCCTGGATACTCCTGATGCAGCCCACGCAGCCTGCTGAGGGGGGGAAAGGCTGCGAGCGTCTCCTGCCTTGCTGCTGAGGAAGTCACCCCGGGATAACCCCGAGAACCGCTGCGCCAGGCTCCCCACCGCTTCCCAGGGCCGCTGCAGGGACAGGCTCATACTCTAAGAGCAGACCGCCCGCCCGAGCTGTGGGTGCTCTGCTGCTACAAGCCGCGGTGCCAGCGCAGGCAACGGGCTGTTGGACATGAGGGCCACCGCTGTCCCGCTGCGTGCGCGTTTGGGGCCGCCCCAGGTGGAAGCTCGGGTTTGCTGGACGTCTCCTCTACTGCAGTTTGGGGGAACACCTGCAGCCCTACCTGCCTCTCACCCTCCTGTTTGAGTTTGTAATTTGCGTTTTGTGCATGGGACCAAGCCTAAATCCAGGATCAGAACCTGAGGATTTGAGGTCCCTTAGATAACAATTTCTGAATAATACTAATTCTAGATTTTATTCCTGGAGGATGGGTAGTCCCACATTTCTCCAGGCTGCAGAAGGCCTCTGGAAGCAGAGCCAAGGGAGGCAGGTAATACTCTGTGTGCACAGACTCCCCGGGCTCCTGGCAAGAGCATCCTCCGGAGCATCCCCGGCGGCAGGAGCtggggagcggggccagagggGACCAGCTGGGCTGGGCGATGCTTTTCAGAGTGCGGCCGGTGTGAAGCCGCCTGCGTGGGCATCCTGAGTGCTGTGGGTGGGTATCTGAGGactctcccctctctcctgttAAGCAGCATTATTTTCTAACAAAACCAGCCGTTTGGGCCAGATGGAAACAGCCTTTTTACAGTTTGCGGTGGTGCCGCCCTCTTGTGGCTGGAGAACTGCTCCAGTTGGAATAAAAACAGCGAAGAACCTGATGTGACATAACCAAGTTACTAAAACCTGCAGTTGCCCTCATTTGCTATCGGTCTGGCAACACTAAACACTTCATCTTGGCACCTGCAGCCGCTGCACTCAGCAGCGGTGTGAGGAAGAGGCTTGTAACGGAGGGGGCTTTTCTCCCCAGTCATCGTTCGGGTGTTTTAGCCCAGCAGCGTGATGCTGCTGCAGAGGGTGGAGATGGTGTTCGGAGGAAGGACACgctggggctgctctgctgccaaCACACCTCACCATCCCGGGGGTCTCACTCACTGCTTTTGCATCATCACTGCTGTGGAATTTATGCTCAAGTAGCAAAAGACctgaatttaaaatgttctgtaaatGGCTTTTCTGCTGGTGAGCCCCAGGGTTTCAGCCTCGCCCACGGGCGCTGCCCCGTTCGTGCCCCCTGAATGGGAGGGATCCCAGTGACAGCACAACCCCCCAGCCGAGCCCGTggcagctgctcgctcacccaGGAGGGGCCTGAGGACTGACCCAGGCACACACACAGCTCGCTTGCTGGGCAGGATGGAGGGAAATATAATTCATATAACACATATAAAGGAAAACCTGGAGACGAGCTGTACCCCAGCGCTGCCCTCGGGGCTCGCGCCAGGGGTGAGGCAGGGTGGGAGCCTCAGCCGAATCCCTCCCCACATCAGCCCAGCTGCCTCGCAAAGGCACCAGTGGCAGTTGCAGGCGATGTTTGGAGAACAAGCCTCGTCCTCAGGAGGAAAGCTCTGAGATATCTGTACTCAGGGCTGGAAGAACAGTTTGCCTTTGGAGAGGAGTGGAAGCAGTTACTGTCGGTCCCTTAAAGCCTCCTGCCGCGGAGCCCTTCCCCTTGAGAGGTGGCAGACCCTGCCAGGCTCAGCACCGAGAGCGCAACTGGTCCACTGTGAGTCACAGGCCAGTAGCACTGGTGATCTCCAAGTTACGCTGGGCCAGATGACACCAGACTAAGGTGGGCATGACTAGCCTGGACACTCTTACTGGTCCCACTAACTCCCACCAAGGGTCACTGGCTATGTAATTTCATACATGCCAAAAGGTTTCCAGGACAGGGGGATTTGGGATAAATGGTTCATCCCAGTGACATACCAACTTCCACAACACATTCTGGGTTTCCTACTTGTGCTATAGCAACA comes from Athene noctua chromosome 28, bAthNoc1.hap1.1, whole genome shotgun sequence and encodes:
- the TCIM gene encoding transcriptional and immune response regulator, with amino-acid sequence MKAKRSCKTAAMSTSLRVSPSVHGYRFDTALRKKAVANIFESVNEESLQKLFKNSGDKKAEERAKIILATDQDVEEKTRALMALKQRRKDKLLQFLTFRKYSIKVH